One genomic window of Desulfuromonas sp. AOP6 includes the following:
- a CDS encoding AAA family ATPase — MKIEKVLIKNFRCFGPRGTKIKLERCVTAFVGGNGSGKTTAFQALLRLFGVTPTQRNVRRQDFHLPADQQELQSGAILSIEVFFSFPEVEGLDEDAAEDAVPEFFLQMAASAPGAALKARMRLQATWTDDGTPEGSIEEDLRWITTLDDDFEWDDCKRVQAVERGSIQLIYVPAARDASGQVTALLKGRLWQAAKWSDRFRNGSAASAQEIQRQFECEEPARFVIERLSRRWKQVHEADTDSTPILRLVDSRFEDLVRKAEFAFFPDEAGQERSLADLSDGQRSLFHIALTAATLEVEKDVFAQPAEESSFDQEKLRRTSLTFLAIEEPENSLSPFFLSRIIAQAREIGALSSAQVALSSHSPAILSRIEPKEVRYFRLNCKRCAYVRRLTLPKDDEEASKYVRLAIRAYPELYFARFVILGEGDSERLVIPRIAEAMGVQLDSSFVPIVPLGGRYVSHLWRLLNDLRIPHVTLLDLDLGRAHGGAALIADVVAKLGEIDNDLSENAIVQAGTIDPDNVDAIEDSTLLDEGEDNDWLRALKEEGIFFSFPLDIDFAMLRAFPEAYQHPNPGGRGPRGGTSVIREKKAVTLKTGGDPELYDEYYDEFKWYPYLFLNRSKPETHLAALARIEDDDLTGNAPPELTALIEHLMEVLDVEDDE, encoded by the coding sequence ATGAAGATAGAGAAGGTTCTCATAAAGAATTTCCGCTGCTTCGGTCCGAGAGGGACCAAGATCAAGCTGGAACGCTGCGTCACCGCGTTCGTTGGCGGCAATGGCTCAGGCAAAACGACAGCCTTTCAGGCGCTGTTGCGTCTTTTCGGCGTCACACCTACGCAGCGAAACGTTCGGCGTCAGGACTTCCATCTGCCAGCCGACCAGCAGGAGCTTCAGTCGGGGGCGATTCTCTCGATCGAGGTGTTCTTCTCCTTTCCAGAGGTGGAAGGCCTTGATGAAGATGCCGCCGAGGATGCGGTCCCGGAATTTTTTCTCCAGATGGCCGCTTCCGCTCCGGGCGCTGCGCTAAAGGCAAGGATGAGGCTGCAGGCGACGTGGACCGATGACGGCACGCCGGAAGGCAGCATTGAGGAAGATCTCCGGTGGATTACAACGCTTGATGACGATTTCGAGTGGGACGACTGCAAGCGGGTGCAGGCCGTGGAACGCGGCTCCATCCAGCTCATTTATGTCCCGGCTGCGCGCGACGCCTCCGGGCAGGTGACCGCCTTGCTCAAGGGACGCCTTTGGCAGGCCGCGAAATGGTCCGATCGGTTTCGGAACGGCAGCGCGGCAAGTGCCCAGGAGATTCAACGGCAGTTCGAGTGTGAGGAGCCTGCGCGTTTTGTGATTGAGCGCCTTTCCAGGCGCTGGAAGCAGGTCCACGAAGCGGATACCGACTCCACGCCCATCCTACGCCTCGTCGACAGCCGGTTTGAGGACCTAGTCCGCAAGGCCGAGTTTGCCTTCTTTCCCGACGAGGCAGGGCAGGAGCGCTCGCTCGCGGACCTCAGCGACGGTCAGCGCTCTCTCTTCCATATCGCGCTCACGGCAGCGACCCTGGAAGTCGAGAAGGACGTATTCGCGCAGCCTGCCGAGGAGAGTTCGTTCGATCAGGAGAAGCTGCGGCGGACAAGCCTGACATTTCTTGCGATCGAAGAGCCCGAGAACAGCCTCTCCCCCTTCTTTCTCTCCCGCATCATCGCACAGGCGCGGGAGATCGGCGCCTTGTCATCGGCGCAGGTCGCGCTATCAAGCCATTCGCCGGCGATCCTCAGCCGCATAGAACCGAAGGAGGTACGGTACTTCCGGCTCAACTGCAAACGGTGTGCCTACGTCCGGCGGCTTACGCTGCCGAAGGATGATGAAGAAGCTAGCAAGTATGTCCGCCTCGCCATCAGGGCCTACCCTGAGCTTTACTTCGCCCGCTTCGTAATTCTCGGCGAGGGTGATTCCGAGCGTCTCGTAATCCCCCGGATTGCTGAAGCTATGGGCGTTCAGCTTGACTCATCCTTCGTGCCGATCGTGCCTTTAGGCGGAAGATATGTCAGCCATCTCTGGAGACTTCTAAACGACCTCCGCATCCCTCACGTGACCCTCCTTGACCTTGACCTTGGAAGGGCGCACGGCGGCGCTGCCCTGATTGCTGATGTGGTCGCCAAACTGGGAGAGATAGACAACGATCTTAGTGAGAACGCCATCGTCCAAGCAGGTACAATCGATCCCGACAATGTGGATGCCATCGAGGACAGCACCCTACTGGATGAGGGCGAGGATAACGACTGGTTGCGAGCCCTGAAAGAGGAAGGGATATTCTTCTCTTTTCCACTAGATATAGATTTTGCGATGCTGAGAGCTTTCCCTGAGGCCTATCAGCACCCCAACCCCGGGGGCCGCGGGCCGCGCGGCGGCACCTCCGTAATTCGCGAGAAAAAAGCTGTCACCCTGAAGACCGGCGGCGATCCCGAGCTGTACGATGAATACTACGATGAGTTCAAGTGGTATCCGTATTTGTTTCTTAACCGAAGCAAGCCGGAGACGCATCTCGCCGCGCTCGCTCGTATTGAAGATGACGACCTCACCGGAAACGCACCACCCGAGCTGACAGCGTTGATCGAGCATCTGATGGAAGTGCTCGACGTTGAGGATGATGAATGA
- a CDS encoding ATP-dependent helicase, whose translation MSLVRPEDWRPQGVADLEPRAWEALLQTERSVLVTAGAGAGKTEFLAQKATYLLQTGLCPAPKRILAISFKRDAARNLAERVAKRCPPEQARRFNSYTFDAFAKSLVDRFRAAIPEPYRPPAGYRIVTPRRLDYEDFLNTHNFRGVNTQQLERAIARERLPVANAGSELQRAVAKYWRVQYFEYDHVLLSFPMINRLVELLIRENPSILNALRLTYPVVFLDEFQDTTSAQFQFLRTAFDGSNAILTAVGDDKQRIMVWAGALPDAFAQFEQQFDAQRISLICNWRSHKDLVRIQHVIASRIDPTVEEPEARADRLVDGDIAAIWEFASEEEESDCLPQWIEREVQAGNIEPHDIAILVRMRADEVERQLSPAFQAHGLRLRNEARNVGDIAIQDLLGEDLTQILLHLLRLGAEERSPENWNAALRDLQFLEALDPADEAGLQRLQERLQRFVRKMRRTFRHLDSIPESVTEAAHAALDFIGSEVLRRAFPSYQRQPDFDRVWNGFLLFLGECLVHAETWTNALDKFEGLGQATLMTIHKSKGLEFHTMIFYGLDNQTWWSLTPGRMEELNSFFVAFTRAKQRVFFTMCTERGQPVSWIENLLAPAGVRRVHF comes from the coding sequence ATGAGCCTCGTGCGACCTGAAGATTGGAGGCCGCAAGGGGTCGCTGATCTTGAGCCGCGCGCATGGGAGGCGCTGCTGCAGACGGAGCGAAGCGTTCTCGTTACTGCGGGGGCAGGGGCTGGGAAAACGGAGTTTCTGGCGCAGAAGGCAACGTACCTTCTCCAGACCGGCTTGTGTCCTGCGCCGAAACGCATACTTGCAATCAGCTTCAAGCGCGATGCAGCTCGCAATCTGGCAGAACGGGTAGCGAAGCGCTGTCCGCCTGAGCAAGCCCGGCGCTTTAACTCCTATACCTTCGATGCATTCGCGAAAAGTCTTGTGGACCGCTTTCGCGCGGCGATTCCAGAACCCTACCGTCCTCCGGCCGGCTATCGCATCGTGACGCCGCGCAGGTTGGACTACGAGGATTTTCTGAACACCCACAATTTCCGCGGTGTGAACACCCAGCAGCTAGAACGTGCGATAGCTAGGGAGCGATTGCCGGTTGCTAATGCAGGCTCGGAGCTTCAGCGCGCGGTCGCGAAGTATTGGCGCGTCCAATACTTCGAATATGACCATGTCCTGCTGTCATTCCCAATGATCAACCGGCTCGTCGAACTGCTGATTCGGGAGAACCCGTCAATCCTCAACGCTTTGCGTCTCACATATCCAGTCGTGTTCCTGGACGAGTTTCAGGACACAACCTCTGCCCAGTTTCAGTTCCTGCGTACCGCTTTCGATGGCAGCAATGCCATCTTAACAGCCGTTGGGGATGACAAGCAGCGCATCATGGTGTGGGCGGGCGCTCTGCCTGACGCTTTCGCACAATTCGAGCAGCAGTTCGATGCGCAACGGATTTCGCTGATTTGCAACTGGCGCTCGCATAAAGACCTTGTCCGGATTCAGCACGTCATCGCCAGCAGGATCGATCCCACCGTCGAGGAGCCTGAGGCTCGCGCCGACCGACTGGTTGATGGAGACATTGCGGCGATCTGGGAGTTTGCGAGCGAGGAGGAGGAAAGTGATTGTCTCCCGCAATGGATCGAGCGCGAGGTCCAGGCGGGAAATATTGAACCGCATGACATTGCCATTCTCGTGCGCATGCGGGCTGATGAAGTGGAGAGGCAGCTTTCGCCCGCATTCCAGGCGCACGGTCTCAGGTTGCGGAATGAGGCACGTAACGTGGGCGATATTGCCATCCAGGACCTACTTGGAGAGGATCTGACGCAGATACTCCTGCACCTGCTGCGTCTTGGAGCGGAGGAGAGAAGCCCTGAGAATTGGAACGCCGCCCTGCGGGACTTGCAGTTTCTCGAAGCCCTCGATCCAGCCGATGAGGCTGGACTGCAGCGCTTGCAGGAACGCCTGCAAAGGTTTGTTCGCAAGATGCGCCGGACGTTCCGGCACCTTGACTCCATACCGGAATCTGTAACCGAAGCCGCGCATGCGGCTCTTGATTTCATCGGGTCCGAAGTTTTGCGTCGAGCTTTCCCCTCTTATCAACGTCAGCCTGATTTTGATCGTGTCTGGAACGGGTTCTTGCTGTTCCTCGGAGAATGCCTCGTGCACGCTGAAACTTGGACAAACGCGCTCGATAAATTCGAGGGGCTAGGTCAGGCCACACTCATGACGATCCACAAGAGCAAAGGGCTCGAATTTCATACAATGATATTCTACGGGCTCGACAATCAGACATGGTGGAGCCTAACGCCCGGCCGCATGGAAGAATTGAACTCCTTCTTCGTGGCATTTACCCGCGCGAAGCAACGGGTATTTTTCACGATGTGCACCGAACGCGGTCAGCCTGTGAGTTGGATTGAAAACCTTCTTGCTCCCGCTGGAGTTCGGCGCGTCCATTTCTGA
- a CDS encoding restriction endonuclease, giving the protein MNSLTHIEKQKLERELSMGGGYVLNFSNRSFEEFFREVVGVEIYAPPYNLNSGSKANRLRAFWQVSTDEQLRLFLKGLIEGWDIYSGRPISDSACALLDGILKRLGSNSGTSVSPREVMTICLTEETSSKLISRLLHLTSLPPQRRGYEFEIFLKELFSAYGLAPRASFRLTGEQIDGSFVMHNETYLLEAKWQNSPISAADLHTFEGKLGEKASWSRGVFVSNSGFSTDGLHAFGRGKRLICMDGFDLSEMLRMKLSFVDVMEAKVRRAAETGCPFVPVRDLFMG; this is encoded by the coding sequence ATGAATAGCCTCACGCACATCGAAAAACAGAAGCTTGAACGGGAGCTAAGCATGGGTGGCGGTTATGTCCTCAACTTCTCCAATCGCTCGTTCGAGGAGTTTTTCCGTGAGGTGGTGGGGGTTGAGATATACGCCCCCCCTTATAACTTGAACTCAGGCTCGAAGGCGAACCGATTGCGGGCATTCTGGCAAGTTTCCACTGATGAGCAACTCCGATTGTTTCTCAAAGGTCTCATCGAAGGATGGGACATCTACTCTGGTAGGCCGATCTCGGATTCAGCATGTGCTCTGCTCGATGGCATACTGAAAAGACTCGGCAGCAACTCAGGAACTTCCGTCTCCCCTCGCGAAGTGATGACAATCTGCCTCACGGAAGAGACCTCAAGTAAGCTAATATCCCGATTGCTTCACCTCACATCACTTCCCCCCCAAAGACGTGGATACGAATTCGAGATTTTTCTCAAGGAGTTGTTCAGCGCCTATGGCCTTGCACCCCGGGCCTCCTTTCGGCTCACGGGAGAACAAATAGATGGTAGTTTCGTTATGCACAATGAAACCTACCTACTTGAAGCCAAGTGGCAGAACTCCCCGATTAGCGCGGCAGACCTACATACATTCGAGGGAAAACTGGGGGAGAAGGCATCTTGGTCGCGAGGTGTTTTCGTCAGTAACAGCGGATTCTCCACCGACGGTCTCCATGCCTTCGGGAGGGGCAAGCGTCTGATCTGCATGGACGGGTTCGACTTGTCCGAGATGCTGAGAATGAAGCTCTCTTTCGTCGATGTAATGGAAGCGAAAGTAAGGAGAGCTGCAGAAACGGGGTGTCCATTTGTGCCTGTGCGGGATCTCTTCATGGGATGA
- a CDS encoding CHAT domain-containing protein has protein sequence MSFLDMYRRNVQRKNEEIAKFQKDKAGEQKKLAELSRKINAASQAMSRASSQSTIQSKLREIQRYQDDAARIEKKISDFEEKIARKRNELNQEEKKLAREEEQEIKKRQREADKQARTHEKRMKDISGTLRRHDQLHIETQSVLEQLKQLPEKIVVLYLAANPIDQSHLRLDEEARAIAEMIRKAKHRDAVKLESCWAIQPLDVLQALNEFQPAIVHFSGHGSDQDEIVFQDLHGNAKLVSKDAIVQTMMASSENIRLVFFNTCYSRNQAEAVVEHVQAAIGMKTSIGDSVARVFGAQFYSAIGFGLPVSKAFDQAKAAMMLEGIPEEDTPELFVKTGLNADEIILVRPPEGVVAESEDLE, from the coding sequence ATGTCATTTCTTGATATGTACCGGCGCAATGTGCAACGGAAGAACGAAGAAATTGCTAAATTCCAAAAAGACAAGGCAGGCGAACAGAAAAAACTAGCCGAACTGTCGAGGAAAATTAATGCTGCGTCCCAGGCCATGAGCCGTGCTAGTAGCCAAAGTACGATCCAGAGTAAGCTTCGTGAAATCCAACGCTATCAAGATGATGCTGCAAGGATAGAGAAGAAAATTTCTGACTTTGAAGAAAAGATTGCCAGGAAGAGAAATGAATTGAATCAGGAGGAAAAAAAGCTCGCCCGAGAAGAGGAGCAGGAGATTAAGAAACGTCAGCGCGAGGCGGACAAACAAGCCCGTACACATGAAAAAAGGATGAAGGACATCTCTGGAACTTTGAGGCGGCATGATCAATTACATATCGAAACGCAATCAGTATTGGAGCAACTCAAACAGTTGCCAGAAAAAATAGTTGTTCTATATCTTGCAGCGAACCCAATAGATCAGAGCCATCTACGTTTGGATGAAGAGGCTCGGGCTATTGCTGAGATGATCCGAAAGGCCAAGCATCGGGATGCTGTGAAATTAGAATCATGTTGGGCCATTCAGCCCCTAGATGTCCTTCAAGCTCTCAACGAATTTCAACCGGCCATTGTTCACTTTAGTGGCCATGGGTCAGACCAAGATGAAATCGTTTTCCAGGATTTGCATGGCAATGCAAAATTAGTTAGTAAGGATGCAATTGTTCAGACAATGATGGCGTCTTCTGAGAATATCAGGCTTGTATTTTTCAATACATGCTATTCACGCAATCAGGCCGAAGCCGTTGTGGAGCATGTGCAAGCGGCAATCGGGATGAAGACATCGATCGGCGATAGCGTCGCTAGGGTATTCGGGGCGCAATTTTATTCAGCTATCGGATTTGGCCTCCCGGTTAGTAAGGCCTTCGATCAGGCAAAAGCCGCAATGATGCTGGAGGGAATACCGGAGGAAGATACCCCAGAGCTTTTTGTCAAAACCGGACTAAATGCTGATGAAATAATCCTTGTACGCCCACCGGAAGGTGTTGTGGCGGAATCGGAAGATTTGGAGTGA
- a CDS encoding DUF4160 domain-containing protein, whose product MNNTVENDEIKQLERSLKNYFNLFEQLTAPPRDPHMLEKLVVCVRGVKIEIYSDEHAPPHFHVVHNSEKSSFDIENGNHIEGDLKRKDQKVVQAWHSKNKETLKKVWNDTRPTGCPVGKIP is encoded by the coding sequence ATGAATAATACCGTCGAGAACGATGAAATAAAGCAGCTCGAAAGAAGTTTAAAAAATTATTTCAACTTGTTTGAACAACTGACTGCGCCACCACGTGACCCGCACATGCTTGAAAAACTAGTTGTGTGTGTGCGTGGAGTAAAAATAGAAATATACTCCGACGAGCACGCTCCTCCACACTTTCATGTTGTTCACAATTCAGAAAAAAGCAGCTTCGATATAGAGAACGGCAACCACATTGAAGGTGACCTCAAAAGGAAAGATCAAAAAGTCGTACAAGCGTGGCACAGCAAAAACAAAGAGACACTAAAAAAAGTATGGAACGACACTCGCCCCACAGGCTGTCCGGTAGGAAAAATTCCCTAA
- a CDS encoding site-specific integrase — translation MATITQRDSGWWQAKVRRKGQSPISQTFEFKEDAIKWARAIEREIDTQTFVSDNTAQRTTVKEVLIRYRDEVLPQLAGGAKPDRSRISRLIDCLGDINLAALDSSHISQYRDKRLLKENAAPQTVKHELGLLNRVLKQCVIDWGIHLPRGIATTNVRKPTLPQGRDRRLLSDEEERLLEVAKKSKSKEIEHIIVIAIETAARRGEIAAMTWKDIDLKKRTWHIPKTKTGVPRTVPLSRRAVATLKSLPRRIDGKVWALKRDDSITQAFERLCKRKRKINGMNITEELFPNLNFHDLRHEGTSRFFERGFNIMEVATITGHRDLRVLRRYTHLRAEDLAKKLNDG, via the coding sequence ATGGCAACCATTACGCAGCGAGATTCAGGGTGGTGGCAAGCGAAAGTAAGGCGCAAGGGACAATCCCCGATCAGCCAAACTTTCGAGTTCAAAGAAGATGCTATTAAATGGGCTCGGGCCATTGAACGTGAGATCGACACCCAAACCTTTGTATCTGACAACACAGCACAGAGAACAACCGTCAAGGAAGTCCTAATAAGATACCGAGACGAGGTTCTTCCTCAACTCGCCGGCGGAGCCAAACCTGACCGTTCACGCATTTCTCGGCTTATTGATTGTCTAGGCGACATAAATCTTGCAGCCCTCGACTCTTCCCACATTTCTCAGTACCGGGACAAGAGGCTCCTAAAAGAAAATGCTGCTCCTCAAACCGTAAAACATGAACTCGGACTCTTGAACCGCGTTCTCAAGCAGTGCGTCATCGACTGGGGCATACACCTCCCCAGAGGGATAGCGACTACCAATGTCAGGAAGCCCACTCTACCGCAAGGCAGAGACAGACGGTTGCTCTCGGATGAAGAGGAACGACTCCTGGAAGTAGCGAAAAAATCTAAAAGTAAAGAGATCGAGCACATTATTGTCATTGCCATTGAGACCGCCGCAAGGCGTGGTGAAATCGCGGCCATGACCTGGAAGGACATAGATCTTAAAAAACGGACCTGGCACATTCCAAAGACAAAAACAGGGGTCCCCCGCACTGTCCCTCTTTCCCGAAGAGCAGTGGCAACACTAAAATCATTGCCTCGGCGGATTGATGGCAAGGTGTGGGCCCTCAAAAGAGACGATAGCATTACCCAGGCATTCGAAAGGCTCTGCAAAAGAAAAAGAAAGATTAACGGAATGAACATCACTGAGGAACTTTTCCCCAATTTGAACTTTCATGATCTTCGCCACGAGGGAACGTCCCGCTTCTTTGAACGTGGATTCAACATTATGGAGGTAGCTACCATCACAGGCCATAGAGACTTGCGAGTATTACGAAGATACACTCACTTACGCGCAGAGGATTTGGCCAAAAAGCTTAACGACGGGTAA
- a CDS encoding NAD-dependent epimerase/dehydratase family protein has product MLQLGGKQIFITGIAGFLGSHIADRCLAEGYRVSGCDNLTGGYLDNVPTGAVFHQIDCNDFGPLAVLMKDIDIVYHCAATAYEGLSVFSPHLVTRNVVTATSGVVSAAAAGGVGRFVLCSSMARYGTNEVPFTEDMVPAPQDPYGIAKWSAERLLANIAETHGMEWVVAVPHNIIGPRQRYDDPYRNVAAIFINLMLQGRQPYIYGDGNQRRCFSFVSDVVDPLLRMATDDRCVREVINIGPDDEFVTINELAATIARLLDFDLQPNRIDGRPQEVYFANCCAEKARRLLAYQPKVKLEEGLAVMIDWIKSRGPRPFLHNVELEIDGPLAPKTWSKKLL; this is encoded by the coding sequence GTGCTTCAATTGGGCGGAAAACAAATTTTCATTACGGGGATAGCAGGTTTCTTAGGGAGTCATATTGCGGACAGGTGTCTGGCTGAAGGGTACCGGGTTTCGGGATGTGACAACCTGACGGGTGGCTACCTTGACAATGTTCCGACTGGCGCCGTGTTTCATCAAATTGACTGCAATGATTTTGGGCCACTGGCCGTTTTGATGAAAGACATCGATATTGTCTACCATTGCGCTGCCACCGCCTACGAAGGCCTCTCCGTATTCAGCCCACATCTGGTCACCCGGAACGTTGTCACGGCGACCAGTGGCGTTGTTTCCGCGGCAGCGGCCGGAGGAGTGGGGCGCTTCGTTCTCTGTTCGTCCATGGCCAGGTATGGCACCAATGAGGTCCCGTTTACCGAGGATATGGTGCCGGCTCCCCAGGATCCCTACGGCATCGCCAAATGGAGCGCGGAACGGCTTCTGGCCAATATTGCCGAAACCCACGGTATGGAGTGGGTGGTGGCGGTTCCTCACAATATCATCGGGCCGCGGCAGCGGTACGACGATCCTTATCGCAATGTGGCCGCTATTTTCATCAACCTGATGTTGCAAGGACGTCAACCCTATATCTACGGGGACGGCAACCAGCGGCGCTGCTTCAGTTTTGTCTCCGATGTGGTCGATCCACTGCTGCGGATGGCCACAGACGACCGCTGTGTCCGGGAGGTGATCAATATCGGTCCCGACGATGAGTTTGTGACCATCAACGAGTTAGCCGCCACTATTGCCAGGCTGCTCGATTTTGATCTGCAGCCGAACCGGATCGATGGACGTCCCCAAGAGGTTTACTTTGCCAACTGCTGCGCCGAAAAAGCCCGGCGACTCCTTGCTTACCAGCCGAAGGTAAAACTCGAAGAGGGCTTGGCCGTGATGATCGACTGGATAAAATCTCGCGGACCCCGCCCCTTTTTACACAATGTGGAGTTGGAAATAGACGGGCCGCTCGCGCCGAAAACATGGTCAAAGAAGCTACTGTGA
- a CDS encoding acyl-CoA thioesterase, translating into MSRPNDTSFYRTLSLGSDLALRRGFMVVNEPLLGNFRFGRLLEVLDKVAEETALQYVRQFFPEARVVTAAIDEILIKHAADVTRDLVIKARINHVGRTSMEVGIRVEHPGDPEVHIASCFFTMVARIGVGSQSESVTIPPLEYADDLEKQRYANAIASREAYRTAQSVAQEPPTREEYDLLNRLHRAQEEPNFNGLIASQLVADSWERMYPEQENVPTTIFGGYLVRRAYELSSICAELVAPNRPVIVAVNRINFFHPVRLGDKLHFTTRVVYTGKTSVSVEANIRRISRDRTSQALSNSCLFTFVNVNKDLTPQPVPTIYPTTYGEDARYLQAFRRSKGLGRHQH; encoded by the coding sequence ATGTCCCGGCCCAACGATACGTCTTTTTACCGAACGCTCTCCCTGGGCAGTGATCTCGCCCTGCGCCGTGGTTTTATGGTCGTGAATGAACCATTGCTTGGAAACTTTCGTTTTGGCCGTCTTCTGGAGGTTCTCGACAAAGTCGCTGAAGAAACGGCGCTCCAATACGTTCGTCAATTCTTTCCCGAAGCCCGCGTGGTGACGGCCGCCATTGACGAAATTTTGATCAAGCACGCCGCCGATGTTACCCGTGATCTCGTGATAAAGGCCCGGATCAATCATGTCGGTCGCACGTCAATGGAAGTCGGCATCCGGGTCGAACATCCGGGCGACCCGGAGGTTCATATTGCCTCCTGTTTTTTCACCATGGTGGCCAGGATCGGTGTCGGTAGTCAGTCCGAGAGCGTCACGATACCGCCGCTTGAGTACGCCGATGACCTTGAAAAACAACGCTATGCGAATGCCATTGCCAGCCGGGAGGCTTACCGGACAGCGCAGAGCGTGGCGCAGGAGCCGCCCACGCGGGAGGAATATGACCTGTTGAATCGTTTGCATCGCGCCCAGGAGGAGCCGAACTTCAATGGCCTGATCGCCAGTCAGCTGGTGGCCGATTCCTGGGAACGCATGTACCCCGAGCAGGAGAATGTCCCCACCACGATTTTCGGTGGTTACCTGGTCCGACGAGCTTATGAACTCTCGTCGATCTGCGCCGAACTGGTGGCTCCCAACCGACCGGTCATTGTTGCCGTGAACCGGATCAATTTCTTTCACCCCGTCCGTCTCGGGGACAAGCTCCACTTCACCACCCGTGTGGTTTACACAGGAAAAACATCGGTGTCCGTCGAGGCAAACATCCGGCGAATAAGCCGCGACCGCACCAGTCAGGCGCTTTCAAATTCCTGCCTGTTTACCTTTGTGAACGTCAACAAGGATTTGACTCCCCAGCCAGTACCGACCATTTATCCCACCACCTACGGTGAGGACGCCCGCTACCTGCAAGCATTTCGTCGCAGCAAGGGATTGGGGCGACA